In Nitrospirota bacterium, the sequence TTTCTTTTGTGGCTTCTTCATTTGGTATCCTATGGGCTATTACTTCTTTATAAAGTATGTCTTCTTGTTCTCTCATAACTTTTACAAAATCTTTGGCGTCTTTTTCTGCAAAACTTAGATTTCTGATGAATTGAATGCGGCTGTTACAGGCGGGGTTGTCGTTCTAATACCTGCTTATAATCCTGATGATAAGCTTTTAAGTGTCGTAACTGAGCTTGTGGCTTTTGGTTTTGAGCACCTGATTGTTGTTGATGACGGCAGCAGCCCTGAGTGTGCCGGTGTTTTTGCTAGATTAATGAATATCCAACAATGCCATCTGTTAAGACACGCAAAAAACCTCGGAAAAGGACGTGCCCTTAAAACCGGTTTTAATTATTTTTGCCTGAATTACCCTGATTCAGTCGGCATCGTTACAGCAGATGCCGACGGCCAGCATCTGCCAGCAGATATTGCCCGCGTAAGCACATCTCTTTGTACGCACAAAAATAAGCTGATTCTTGGTGCAAGGACATTTACAAAAGACATACCTTTCAGAAGCTACATGGGTAACGTCATAACACGATATGTGTTTTGGCTGCTTATAGGCAAAAAATTTTCCGACACTCAAACCGGTCTCAGGGGAATTCCACAGGAAATGGTTAAGAACATTTTAGACCTTGGCGGTGAAAGATACGAATACGAGGTC encodes:
- a CDS encoding bifunctional glycosyltransferase family 2/GtrA family protein: MNAAVTGGVVVLIPAYNPDDKLLSVVTELVAFGFEHLIVVDDGSSPECAGVFARLMNIQQCHLLRHAKNLGKGRALKTGFNYFCLNYPDSVGIVTADADGQHLPADIARVSTSLCTHKNKLILGARTFTKDIPFRSYMGNVITRYVFWLLIGKKFSDTQTGLRGIPQEMVKNILDLGGERYEYEVNMLIYTKVSHVPIVEEPISAVYIENNKSSHFNPLYDSMKIYFLLIRFVFSSLFASLLDFLLFTIMYKVSSSILVSFWTARFSAGTVNFFINKQIVFKNSSSAAVTLIKYITLTISLGTVSFLLIKFLANNLGINVFIAKVTVEVVLFLISFSAQRDFIFYDEKDV